The following proteins are co-located in the Streptomyces sp. NBC_00435 genome:
- a CDS encoding TlpA family protein disulfide reductase, with product MLNPRALPSTLVIDRQGRIAVAIGGAVTAGQLRPLLARVVEEEG from the coding sequence GTGCTCAATCCGCGGGCCCTGCCCTCGACCCTCGTGATCGACCGCCAGGGGCGGATCGCCGTAGCCATCGGCGGCGCCGTCACCGCCGGGCAACTGCGGCCCCTGCTCGCCCGCGTGGTGGAGGAGGAAGGGTGA
- a CDS encoding thioredoxin family protein has product MLRSVRAERRTTPPRSVAPLGMRLPLVATAVLAAALTAACGPSSDPVGSAAPAGAQQSSTSLPAGTTSASTSPEASATASAPPSASATPAGASPSPARTGSGSASPSGSGGSAKTPAKAPRTSAAPAPAHVPGPGYDSSADAQKLIDAALRAAKSDGRMVLLDFGANWCGSCKAADKVFAQPETSAILGASYHLVKVDIGGDSSANSALLRKYSPSGGTYTMPVLVVVPPSGTPRTDTHVTGNPPLTPEGINSFLRKWAP; this is encoded by the coding sequence ATGCTCCGATCCGTCCGCGCCGAACGCCGTACGACGCCTCCCCGCTCCGTCGCGCCCCTCGGGATGCGCCTTCCGCTGGTCGCCACGGCCGTGTTGGCGGCCGCGCTGACCGCCGCGTGCGGGCCTTCCTCCGATCCCGTCGGGTCCGCCGCGCCGGCCGGCGCCCAGCAGTCCTCGACGTCGCTCCCCGCCGGGACGACATCGGCGAGCACCTCCCCCGAGGCGTCCGCGACCGCGTCGGCCCCGCCCTCCGCGTCCGCCACCCCGGCCGGCGCCTCGCCGAGCCCCGCCCGTACCGGCTCCGGCTCCGCGTCCCCGTCCGGGTCCGGCGGCTCGGCCAAGACGCCCGCCAAGGCGCCGCGGACCTCCGCCGCGCCCGCGCCGGCCCACGTGCCCGGCCCCGGCTACGACAGTTCGGCCGACGCGCAGAAGCTGATCGACGCCGCCCTGCGCGCGGCCAAGTCCGACGGGCGGATGGTGCTGCTCGACTTCGGCGCGAACTGGTGCGGCAGCTGCAAGGCCGCCGACAAGGTGTTCGCCCAACCGGAGACCTCGGCGATCCTCGGGGCCTCGTACCACCTCGTCAAGGTCGACATCGGCGGCGACAGCTCCGCCAACTCCGCGCTCCTGCGCAAGTACAGCCCTTCGGGCGGGACGTACACGATGCCCGTGCTGGTGGTCGTCCCGCCCTCCGGCACTCCGCGTACCGACACCCACGTCACGGGCAACCCGCCCCTGACGCCGGAGGGCATCAACTCCTTCCTGCGCAAGTGGGCTCCGTGA
- a CDS encoding CAP domain-containing protein — MIGSRYPAPPSRVEARRKKTMRARIVLSVTAAAASVAVGVAVAASSGVDRTDQRADAAAGTTSATGSATPAATPGASASTDVIPSGTPGAGAATSPPPAASPTPSSSAPAKPAPKPSPRKGGGFGGSGVFGGSGAGRSGGSSGSGGSGGSGGSSVFGSGGAGGSGGSGTVNSNAESAVLALVNKERAAAGCGPVAMNAKLSTAARTYSDTMARSGVMSHTGPDGSSMTSRVEATGYKWSSLGENIARGQDDADSVMNSWMNSSGHRENILNCEYRDIGIGVHMGDGGPWWTQDFGTGK; from the coding sequence ATGATCGGCAGCCGATATCCCGCACCCCCGTCCCGCGTCGAGGCGCGACGGAAGAAGACGATGCGCGCGCGCATCGTGCTGTCCGTCACCGCGGCTGCCGCGTCCGTGGCGGTCGGGGTCGCGGTGGCTGCCTCCAGCGGTGTCGACCGCACGGACCAGCGGGCCGACGCCGCGGCCGGTACGACGTCCGCCACGGGTTCGGCGACACCGGCGGCCACCCCCGGGGCATCGGCCTCGACCGACGTGATCCCGTCCGGGACGCCCGGCGCCGGAGCCGCGACATCGCCCCCTCCGGCCGCTTCCCCGACGCCGTCGAGCAGCGCTCCGGCCAAGCCGGCACCCAAACCCTCTCCCCGCAAGGGCGGCGGTTTCGGTGGTTCGGGCGTTTTCGGTGGTTCAGGCGCCGGTCGTTCAGGCGGTTCCAGTGGTTCAGGCGGTTCCGGTGGTTCTGGTGGATCGAGCGTTTTCGGCTCGGGCGGTGCCGGCGGTTCCGGTGGCTCGGGCACGGTCAACAGCAATGCCGAGTCCGCGGTCCTCGCCCTGGTCAACAAGGAGCGGGCGGCGGCCGGGTGCGGCCCCGTGGCGATGAACGCGAAGCTGAGCACCGCCGCGCGGACGTACAGCGACACGATGGCCCGTAGCGGCGTCATGTCGCACACCGGACCCGACGGGTCCAGCATGACCAGCCGGGTGGAGGCCACCGGATACAAGTGGTCCAGCCTCGGTGAGAACATAGCCCGCGGGCAGGACGACGCCGATTCGGTCATGAACTCCTGGATGAACAGCTCCGGGCACCGGGAGAACATCCTCAACTGTGAGTACCGGGACATCGGCATAGGCGTCCACATGGGCGACGGCGGCCCGTGGTGGACGCAGGACTTCGGCACCGGGAAGTAG
- a CDS encoding ABC-F family ATP-binding cassette domain-containing protein codes for MGHLEASHLEYYLPDGRVLLGDASFRVGEGSVAALVGANGAGKTTLLRLISGELQPHGGSVNSSGGIGVMHQFVGSVRDDRTVRDLLVSVSQPRIREAAAAVDTAEHLIMTVDDEAAQMKYAQALSDWGEARGYEAETVWDMCTMAALGIPYDRAQFREVRTLSGGEQKRLVLEALLRGPEEVLLLDEPDNYLDVPGKRWLEERLRETRKTVLFISHDRELLARAARRIVAVEPGPAGSDVWVHGGGFGTFHQAREERFARFDELRRRWDEKRAQLKRLVQDLQQYAARSDDMASRYQAARTRLRKFEEIGPPPEPPRKQDIRMRLQGGRTGVRAVVCEDLELTGLMKPFSMEVFYGERVAVLGSNGSGKSHFLRLLAGEDVRHRGGWKLGGRVVPGHFAQTHSHPELMGRTLVDTLWTEHAKDRGGAMSALRRYELERQGDQPFDKLSGGQQARFQILLLELAGTTALLLDEPTDNLDLESAEALQEGLEAYEGTVLAVTHDRWFARSFDRYVVFGSDGVVRETTEPVWEERRVERVR; via the coding sequence ATGGGACATCTGGAAGCCTCGCACCTGGAGTACTACCTGCCGGACGGGCGGGTGTTGCTCGGCGACGCCTCGTTCAGGGTGGGGGAGGGGTCGGTTGCGGCCCTGGTCGGCGCCAACGGTGCCGGAAAGACGACGCTGCTGCGGCTGATCTCCGGGGAACTGCAGCCGCACGGGGGGAGCGTCAACTCCAGCGGCGGCATCGGGGTCATGCACCAGTTCGTCGGCTCGGTGCGTGACGACCGCACGGTGCGCGACCTGCTGGTATCGGTGTCCCAGCCGCGGATCCGGGAAGCCGCGGCCGCCGTGGACACGGCCGAGCACCTGATCATGACGGTGGACGACGAGGCCGCGCAGATGAAGTACGCGCAGGCCCTCAGCGACTGGGGCGAGGCCCGCGGGTACGAGGCCGAGACGGTCTGGGACATGTGCACCATGGCGGCCCTCGGCATCCCCTACGACCGGGCCCAGTTCCGCGAGGTGCGAACGCTGTCCGGCGGCGAGCAGAAACGCCTCGTCCTGGAGGCCCTCCTGCGGGGTCCGGAGGAGGTGCTCCTGCTGGACGAGCCGGACAACTACTTGGACGTCCCCGGCAAGCGGTGGCTGGAGGAGCGGCTGAGGGAGACCCGCAAGACGGTGCTCTTCATCTCGCACGACCGGGAGCTCCTGGCACGGGCCGCGCGGCGGATCGTCGCGGTGGAGCCCGGTCCGGCCGGATCCGACGTGTGGGTGCACGGCGGGGGCTTCGGGACCTTCCACCAGGCGCGGGAGGAGCGGTTCGCGCGCTTCGACGAACTGCGCCGGCGCTGGGACGAGAAGCGGGCCCAGCTGAAGCGGCTGGTGCAGGACCTCCAGCAGTACGCAGCGCGCAGCGACGACATGGCTTCGCGCTACCAGGCGGCCAGGACCCGGCTGCGCAAGTTCGAGGAGATCGGTCCGCCGCCCGAGCCGCCGCGCAAGCAGGACATCCGGATGCGCCTGCAGGGCGGCCGGACCGGCGTACGGGCCGTGGTGTGCGAGGACCTGGAACTCACGGGACTGATGAAGCCGTTCTCCATGGAGGTCTTCTACGGGGAACGCGTCGCGGTCCTCGGCTCGAACGGCTCGGGGAAGTCCCACTTCCTCCGGCTGCTGGCGGGTGAGGACGTCAGGCACCGGGGCGGGTGGAAGCTCGGTGGACGGGTGGTACCGGGGCACTTCGCCCAGACGCACTCCCACCCCGAGTTGATGGGCCGCACCCTGGTCGACACCCTCTGGACGGAACACGCCAAGGACCGGGGCGGGGCGATGTCGGCACTGCGGCGGTACGAGTTGGAACGCCAGGGCGACCAGCCCTTCGACAAGCTGTCGGGCGGTCAGCAGGCACGGTTCCAGATCCTGCTGCTCGAGCTGGCCGGGACCACGGCGCTGCTCCTGGACGAGCCGACGGACAACCTGGATTTGGAGTCGGCGGAAGCATTGCAGGAGGGGCTCGAGGCATACGAGGGTACGGTGCTGGCGGTGACGCACGACCGCTGGTTCGCGCGTTCCTTCGACCGCTACGTGGTCTTCGGCTCGGACGGCGTCGTCCGGGAGACCACGGAGCCGGTATGGGAAGAGCGCCGGGTCGAACGGGTCCGCTGA
- a CDS encoding FAD-dependent oxidoreductase: MNATRTMPRIAVIGAGPGGLTCARILQQHGIRATVYDHETGPDVRDQGGTLDLHEDNGQIALREAGLLEEFFRLSRPEGQEMRQLDPAGTVLFHHTPGEGELFKPEIDRGLLRDLLLNSLRPGTVRWGHTLRSVDGPAQGPRQLRFADGTTVEADLVIGADGAWSMVRRAVSPATPRYSGVSFLEAWFHDVEARHPEIAELVGRGSAAAADGERGLFAQRASGGHVRVYVIQRVPADWIASSGLTVQDTAAVRAVLLDRYRDWSPALRRLIADNDGRYVDRPIHALPVPHTWDHDPTVTLLGDAAHLMPPLGVGVNLAMFDACELALALADRDTVEDAVRAYEKTMLPRSIEMQRLLDHGAEELLSTELPDFATDFATDGGR, encoded by the coding sequence ATGAACGCCACTCGCACCATGCCCCGCATCGCCGTCATCGGCGCCGGCCCGGGCGGGCTGACCTGCGCCCGTATCCTCCAGCAGCACGGCATCCGTGCCACCGTCTACGACCACGAAACCGGTCCGGACGTCCGCGACCAGGGCGGCACCCTCGACCTGCACGAGGACAACGGTCAGATCGCCCTGCGCGAAGCCGGACTCCTGGAGGAGTTCTTCCGCCTGTCCCGGCCCGAGGGGCAGGAGATGCGCCAGCTGGACCCGGCCGGCACGGTCCTCTTCCACCACACCCCCGGAGAAGGCGAACTCTTCAAGCCCGAGATCGACCGCGGCCTGCTCCGCGACCTCCTCCTGAACTCGCTCCGGCCCGGCACCGTCCGCTGGGGACACACCCTCCGCTCCGTCGACGGCCCCGCACAAGGCCCCAGGCAGCTGCGCTTCGCCGACGGCACCACCGTCGAAGCCGACCTCGTCATCGGCGCCGACGGCGCCTGGTCCATGGTCCGCCGCGCCGTCTCCCCGGCCACCCCCCGGTACAGCGGTGTCAGCTTCCTCGAAGCCTGGTTCCACGACGTCGAAGCCCGGCACCCCGAGATCGCCGAACTCGTCGGCCGGGGCAGCGCGGCCGCGGCCGACGGCGAGCGCGGCCTGTTCGCCCAGCGTGCCAGTGGCGGCCACGTCCGCGTCTACGTCATCCAGCGCGTCCCCGCCGACTGGATCGCCTCGAGCGGCCTGACGGTCCAGGACACCGCCGCGGTCCGGGCGGTCCTCCTGGACCGGTACCGCGACTGGTCACCGGCCCTGCGCCGCCTGATCGCCGACAACGACGGCCGCTACGTCGACCGCCCCATCCACGCCCTGCCCGTCCCGCACACCTGGGACCACGACCCGACCGTCACCCTGCTCGGCGACGCCGCCCATCTGATGCCCCCGCTCGGGGTCGGCGTCAACCTCGCCATGTTCGACGCCTGCGAACTCGCCCTCGCCCTCGCGGACCGCGACACCGTCGAGGACGCGGTCCGTGCCTACGAGAAGACCATGCTGCCCCGTTCGATCGAGATGCAGCGGCTCCTCGACCACGGCGCCGAAGAACTGCTCTCCACCGAACTGCCCGACTTCGCCACCGACTTCGCCACCGACGGCGGCCGCTGA
- a CDS encoding alpha/beta fold hydrolase, producing the protein MEIRVGRAGQMGHDGQAGQMTVHYVEHGTGRPVLVLHGAGVDHREPEACFEPLLDGASGLRRIYPDLPGMGRTTAPGTLRSADDVLDTLLAFADEVTGGTPYLLVGHSAGAYFAQAMAARRPAEVAGLALVCPLLPGSREVPEHRVVAGPGGLGDEVFRSYFVIQTPEMLERYERYVAPAAALVDESALERIGEQWTLAPVRAPAYANPTLIVAGRMDSTVGYAAAADLVDHYPHATLAVADDAGHALPHEQPELLRALLVEWLARVERSG; encoded by the coding sequence ATGGAGATCCGCGTGGGCCGGGCGGGACAGATGGGTCATGACGGCCAGGCGGGCCAGATGACGGTCCACTACGTGGAGCACGGGACCGGCCGCCCCGTACTGGTCCTGCACGGCGCCGGCGTCGACCACCGCGAGCCCGAGGCGTGCTTCGAACCGCTTCTCGACGGCGCTTCGGGGCTACGGCGGATCTACCCCGATCTCCCCGGAATGGGCCGGACCACCGCTCCCGGGACGCTGCGCAGCGCCGACGACGTCCTCGACACGCTGCTCGCCTTCGCGGACGAGGTGACCGGCGGGACCCCGTACCTCCTGGTCGGCCACTCGGCCGGCGCGTACTTCGCGCAGGCGATGGCCGCGAGACGCCCGGCGGAGGTCGCCGGTCTGGCGCTCGTCTGTCCATTGCTGCCGGGATCGCGCGAGGTGCCGGAGCACCGCGTCGTCGCCGGACCGGGCGGGCTGGGCGACGAAGTCTTCCGGAGCTACTTCGTGATCCAGACCCCGGAGATGCTCGAACGGTACGAGCGCTACGTCGCCCCGGCCGCGGCGCTCGTCGACGAGTCGGCGCTGGAGCGGATCGGCGAACAGTGGACACTCGCTCCCGTCCGCGCGCCGGCCTATGCGAATCCGACCCTGATCGTGGCAGGGCGGATGGACTCGACGGTCGGGTACGCCGCCGCCGCCGACCTCGTCGACCACTACCCGCACGCCACGCTCGCCGTGGCCGATGACGCGGGACACGCCCTTCCCCATGAGCAACCGGAACTCCTGCGCGCCCTCCTCGTCGAGTGGCTCGCGCGCGTCGAGCGCTCCGGCTGA
- a CDS encoding glycoside hydrolase family 64 protein produces the protein MFRLSKLLASALSALVVAAGLAVLGPPESAEAVPVTIPLTIKNNSGRGEPVYVYNLGTLLATGQQGWADAGGTFHPWPAGGNPPTPAPDASIAGPADGQTRTIRMPKFSGRVYFSIGQKIVFKLSTGGLVQPAVQNPSDPNRDILFNWSEYTLNDAGLWINSTQVDMFSAPYAVGVKAAGGTVVNTGRLKPGGYNAVFGQLRSAGWGGLIQNRPDGTPLRALSPGHGIEAGAIPAGVMNDYVNRVWSKYSSSTLTVTPFANEPNTKYYGRVSGNVMNFTNASGAVVTSFQKPDSDSIFGCYKLLDAPNDLVRGPISRTLCAGFNRSTLLTNPGQPDANGSDFYRDAVTNHYSRVIHAQMADGRAYGFAFDDVGAHEALVHDGSPQEAFMTLEPFN, from the coding sequence ATGTTCCGATTGTCGAAGCTCCTTGCATCCGCACTCTCGGCACTGGTGGTCGCCGCGGGCCTGGCGGTCCTCGGCCCGCCGGAGTCCGCCGAGGCCGTACCGGTGACCATCCCGCTCACGATCAAGAACAACTCGGGACGCGGTGAGCCGGTCTACGTCTACAACCTGGGCACCCTGCTCGCGACGGGTCAGCAGGGCTGGGCCGACGCGGGCGGTACCTTCCACCCGTGGCCCGCCGGGGGCAATCCCCCCACCCCGGCGCCCGACGCGTCGATCGCCGGACCGGCCGACGGTCAGACCAGGACGATCCGGATGCCCAAGTTCTCCGGGCGCGTCTACTTCTCCATCGGCCAGAAGATCGTCTTCAAGCTCAGCACCGGCGGCCTGGTGCAGCCTGCCGTGCAGAACCCCTCGGACCCGAACCGCGACATCCTGTTCAACTGGTCCGAATACACCCTCAACGACGCCGGCCTGTGGATCAACAGCACTCAGGTCGACATGTTCTCGGCTCCGTACGCGGTGGGCGTCAAGGCGGCCGGCGGCACGGTCGTGAACACCGGCCGGCTCAAGCCCGGCGGCTACAACGCGGTCTTCGGCCAGCTGCGTTCGGCCGGCTGGGGAGGGCTGATCCAGAATCGCCCCGACGGCACGCCGTTGCGAGCGCTCTCGCCGGGGCACGGCATCGAGGCGGGCGCAATACCGGCCGGTGTCATGAACGACTACGTCAACCGGGTCTGGAGCAAGTACAGCTCCTCGACGCTCACCGTGACGCCGTTCGCGAACGAGCCGAACACCAAGTACTACGGCCGGGTCTCGGGCAACGTCATGAACTTCACCAACGCTTCGGGAGCGGTGGTCACCAGCTTCCAGAAGCCGGACTCCGACAGCATCTTCGGCTGCTACAAGCTGCTGGACGCACCCAACGACCTGGTCCGCGGACCGATCTCCCGCACCCTGTGCGCGGGATTCAACCGGTCGACGCTGCTGACCAACCCCGGCCAACCCGACGCGAACGGCTCCGACTTCTACCGGGACGCCGTCACCAACCACTACTCCCGCGTCATCCACGCGCAGATGGCCGACGGCAGGGCGTACGGCTTCGCCTTCGACGACGTGGGTGCCCACGAGGCGCTGGTGCACGACGGCAGTCCGCAAGAGGCCTTCATGACGCTGGAGCCGTTCAACTAG